The following DNA comes from Synechococcales cyanobacterium T60_A2020_003.
GAAGGCGTAAGGTGGGGTAAAAAATGCTGTTTATGCAGAATGGTTTTAGCTTTACCATCAGGGCGATCGCTCAAAACTGAACCCCTATGAAGGCCTATTCTACGATTCCCATTCAAGACTGTGGTGAACCGCTGGTTCCCATTCCAAGGCAGTACTTTGTGTTGACCACACCCCATCCCTACGAATCCCTAGGGGCACCCTACGGGGTGCGATCGCCCTACGTCCTGCGACAAAGTGTGTGCGATCGCCTCATTCAAGCCCACCATTATTTGCAGGATCTCCAACCGGGATGGCGGATTCAAATTTTTGATGCCTATCGCCCGATCGCCGTCCAGCAATTTATGGTGGATTCCGTGTTTGCAGACCAGGTGGCGATGCGAGGGCTGAGTCATTCAACCTTGACGGACGCACAACGCACAGCCCTTTTGGAAGAAGTCTACACCTTCTGGGCAAAGCCAAGCCATGACCCAGCAACACCGCCGCCCCACAGTACCGGAGCGGCGGTGGATGTTACGCTGATTGATGCCAAGGGTGATGCAGTAGAGATGGGGTCTCCGATTGATGAAATCTCAGAGCGATCGCATCCTAACTATTTTGCACCTTCGTACGCTGAAGGAGCGGCAGACGGCGATCGCCTTGAGCACCCATACCATGTCCACCGTAGTGTACTGCGAACGGTGCTCTGCCAAGCAGGCTTTCATCAACATCCGAATGAATGGTGGCACTTTTCCTATGGTGATCAGCTTTGGGCCTGGATTGAACGTCAACACGGCACGGATACAGCGGCGATCGCCCGATACGGTCGCGCAACGGACTAGAGACCAGGAGTGGTAGGAGAGTCCTAAGCTAGCGTATGGCTTCAGAGGATGCTAAGCTGCTCTCCATAGACAGGAAAAGCGGCCTCATGGACGTCTAACTTATTCTGTCGCAGCGTCTGCGGGTGTCTCTGCGGGGGCTTGTCCTCCGCAATAGCTATTGACATCGTTCACCAGACCTGGCTCTGGAGCCGTGGCAGCTTGGAGTTGACCTAAGGCCGCCTGAGCTGCCTCTAGATCTTGCTTCTGAGAGGCGTCGTAAATGGCGCGACTAGCCGCGCTGGTGTCTTGATACATTTTGATAAAGCTTTGCTGATAGCCGATTAGCGTTTCGTCTTTCAGCTCAACGGCCTGCATTTGTTCAACGGCGCGATCGGCGGTATCGGCGATTTGATTCAAGGCATCTGGATTGGTTGAGGCTTCGGGACTTTGGGTAACAGCCTGTACCTCGGTCACAGCGGTATTAATCACCTTAATCAGTTCATTACACTGAGATACTTTGCTGGGGCTACAGCCCGTTGCGATGAGTCCAAGTCCAGCGATCGCCAATGCAGATGCAGATCGTTTATGGTTTTTAGAAAGCATGGTTTTCTCCCAAAATCTCGAAGCAGTAAGAGTGTAGCTCATCCAATCTGCTACTGAACCATCTATCCATCTCTCTATAGATTTGCCGTCACGATTCCTGAAACTAGAAGGGGGATAGGCTTCATGAGACAATTATCTAAGTAAGGTGCTAGCTCTCACCTACAATTGAGCAGGTGCTAATGCCACAGAACTATGCTGCTAAAGTCGATGATCCATCTCCATCTTCGCTTGCTGAAGAATCGTCCACTCTTAATGAAGCACCTCTGGCCGAGCGGTCTTCGGATTTGCCTAATTTTTACCGTTGCTTGGAACGTGGTTGCGGCATCTCCAGCGATCGCGGCTCCTTCTCAGATCGAACCCTTGCCTGAAGAAGAGGCGATCGCCCCCAGTCCACCCTCTTCTGTCAAACTCAACAACGGCAAGACCTTATTCCAACAAAACTGCGCCGTGTGTCACATCAACGGGCAAAACCTGATCATCGCCCACAAGACCCTGGCCTACGACACACTCAAAACCTATGGGATGAACTCCATCGAGGCGATCACCCGACAAGTGACCTACGGCAAAAACGTCATGCCAGCCTTTGGCGAATCCCTGAGCAGCGACCAAATTGACGACATCGCCACCTACGTTCTCCACCAAGCACAGCAAGGCTGGTAACTCCAAAACCCTCAAAAGTCGGCAAACCCACCTCCAAGATTACGGTTCGCCCCAACGTCAGTCCCCGCGTAAGTTTTTACACTAAAAACATGAAAGCAAACGGAACCGTCCAAGGTTGGTTCGGTAACCCCTCCTTCAAGGGATGACTCAGACACGCGCAATATATAGACAGCATCTGACGCCCACCGCCGGATGGATGTTTAACCTGCATCT
Coding sequences within:
- a CDS encoding M15 family metallopeptidase, with protein sequence MKAYSTIPIQDCGEPLVPIPRQYFVLTTPHPYESLGAPYGVRSPYVLRQSVCDRLIQAHHYLQDLQPGWRIQIFDAYRPIAVQQFMVDSVFADQVAMRGLSHSTLTDAQRTALLEEVYTFWAKPSHDPATPPPHSTGAAVDVTLIDAKGDAVEMGSPIDEISERSHPNYFAPSYAEGAADGDRLEHPYHVHRSVLRTVLCQAGFHQHPNEWWHFSYGDQLWAWIERQHGTDTAAIARYGRATD
- a CDS encoding c-type cytochrome; the encoded protein is MKHLWPSGLRICLIFTVAWNVVAASPAIAAPSQIEPLPEEEAIAPSPPSSVKLNNGKTLFQQNCAVCHINGQNLIIAHKTLAYDTLKTYGMNSIEAITRQVTYGKNVMPAFGESLSSDQIDDIATYVLHQAQQGW